From Toxorhynchites rutilus septentrionalis strain SRP chromosome 2, ASM2978413v1, whole genome shotgun sequence, a single genomic window includes:
- the LOC129767580 gene encoding T-box transcription factor TBX6-like translates to MTELMDLRMHHHLALQTEIYRQQMLQRLPDPYPTMLPVPAPRPLMLPPRFPLSSDVDIKLQNKELWSQFHRIGTEMIITKSGRRMFPSMRLSINGLEAEENYCVLIEMVPISDCRFKFSGSQWVPAGGAEPQSPQRMYLHPDSPSLGSHWTSQPVVFNKVKLTNNTLDSNGHIVLTSMHKYQPRIHVIKTSDPSQIPWSPQSPFTFPETEFVAVTAYQNDRITKLKIDNNPFAKGFRETGQSRCKRKAGQMSTSSRSTEESEESGGESGPSQEPKRLRIESGGSLDDSDISVSDSSSGTSSPVTVDDLHRNPHEEMLRSHSVSSSAYSQNFQHMLNPAMAAAGWMDLMFPYFQQPHLSLPPSAAVHQHLQQQLRRDFNPLPLLPSVVSPRAPLEKPLVVESKKLGFSISAILGCDR, encoded by the exons ATGACAGAACTAATGGATTTAAGAATGCATCACCACCTTGCCCTCCAGACGGAGATCTATCGGCAGCAAATGTTGCAGCGTCTACCAG ATCCTTACCCCACGATGCTACCGGTGCCAGCGCCGAGGCCCCTGATGTTGCCTCCGCGCTTCCCACTCTCATCGGACGTCGATATCAAGCTGCAGAACAAGGAACTCTGGAGTCAGTTCCACCGGATCGGGACGGAGATGATCATCACCAAGAGCGGAAG ACGGATGTTTCCCTCGATGCGACTTTCGATCAACGGACTCGAGGCAGAGGAAAACTATTGCGTCCTCATCGAGATGGTTCCCATCAGCGATTGTCGGTTCAAGTTCAGTGGATCCCAGTGGGTGCCGGCGGGTGGCGCCGAGCCACAGAGCCCCCAGCGAATGTACCTGCACCCGGACAGTCCTTCTCTCGGGTCCCACTGGACCTCCCAGCCGGTTGTTTTCAACAAAGTCAAACTGACAAACAACACGCTGGACAGCAATGGACAT ATCGTTCTCACCAGCATGCACAAATACCAGCCCCGTATTCACGTCATCAAAACCTCGGACCCATCGCAGATTCCCTGGTCACCGCAGTCGCCATTCACCTTCCCAGAGACGGAATTCGTTGCCGTCACCGCTTATCAG AACGATCGCATCACCAAGCTGAAGATCGACAACAACCCGTTCGCCAAAGGATTCCGGGAAACGGGCCAATCCCGCTGCAAGCGGAAGGCCGGTCAGATGAGCACGAGCTCGCGCTCCACGGAAGAATCCGAGGAATCCGGCGGAGAATCGGGCCCCTCCCAGGAGCCCAAGCGCCTGCGCATCGAAAGCGGCGGATCACTGGACGATAGTGACATCTCTGTGAGCGATTCATCCTCCGGCACGAGCTCACCGGTTACGGTGGACGACCTGCATCGCAACCCCCACGAAGAAATGCTCCGATCGCATTCCGTCTCCTCCTCCGCCTACAGCCAAAACTTCCAGCACATGCTGAACCCCGCTATGGCCGCAGCCGGCTGGATGGATCTTATGTTCCCGTACTTCCAGCAACCCCATCTATCGCTGCCGCCCAGCGCGGCAGTCCACCAGCATCTCCAGCAGCAACTCCGGCGGGACTTTAACCCACTCCCGCTGCTACCGAGTGTGGTTTCACCCCGAGCTCCGCTCGAGAAACCCCTCGTCGTGGAATCCAAGAAGCTGGGCTTCAGCATCTCCGCCATCCTCGGATGTGATCGGTAG